Proteins from one Pongo abelii isolate AG06213 chromosome 19, NHGRI_mPonAbe1-v2.0_pri, whole genome shotgun sequence genomic window:
- the LOC103892798 gene encoding polycomb protein SUZ12-like isoform X9 gives MAPQKHGGGGGGGSGPSAGSGGGGFGGSAAVAAATASGGKSGGGGCGGCGSYSASSSSAALPVKKPKMEHVQADHELFLQAFEKPTQIYRFLRTRNLIAALNEQDSCRFHFTSCRQAAQGKALLYLSVDIPAS, from the exons ATGGCGCCTCAGAAGCACGGCGGTGGGGGAGGGGGCGGCTCGGGGCCCAGCGCGGGGTCCGGGGGAGGCGGCTTCGGGGGttcggcggcggtggcggcggcgacGGCTTCGGGCGGCAAATCCGGCGGCGGGGGCTGTGGAGGCTGTGGCAGTTACtcggcctcctcctcctccgcggCGTTACCGGTGAAGAAGCCGAAAATGGAGCACGTCCAGGCTGACCACGAGCTTTTCCTCCAGGCCTTTGAGA AGCCAACACAGATCTATAGATTTCTTCGAACTCGGAATCTCATAGCA GCCTTGAACGAGCAGGACTCTTGCAGATTTCACTTCACCTCCTGCAGACAAGCAGCGCAGGGAAAAGCATTACTGTACTTGTCTGTGGATATACCTGCAA GCTAG
- the LOC103892798 gene encoding polycomb protein SUZ12-like isoform X2, whose protein sequence is MAPQKHGGGGGGGSGPSAGSGGGGFGGSAAVAAATASGGKSGGGGCGGCGSYSASSSSAALPVKKPKMEHVQADHELFLQAFEKPTQIYRFLRTRNLIAALNEQDSCRFHFTSCRQAAQGKALLYLSVDIPATLWEGVLRFILDVCHGLGNARRATAQEEG, encoded by the exons ATGGCGCCTCAGAAGCACGGCGGTGGGGGAGGGGGCGGCTCGGGGCCCAGCGCGGGGTCCGGGGGAGGCGGCTTCGGGGGttcggcggcggtggcggcggcgacGGCTTCGGGCGGCAAATCCGGCGGCGGGGGCTGTGGAGGCTGTGGCAGTTACtcggcctcctcctcctccgcggCGTTACCGGTGAAGAAGCCGAAAATGGAGCACGTCCAGGCTGACCACGAGCTTTTCCTCCAGGCCTTTGAGA AGCCAACACAGATCTATAGATTTCTTCGAACTCGGAATCTCATAGCA GCCTTGAACGAGCAGGACTCTTGCAGATTTCACTTCACCTCCTGCAGACAAGCAGCGCAGGGAAAAGCATTACTGTACTTGTCTGTGGATATACCTGCAA CTTTGTGGGAAGGAGTCCTGCGATTCATTCTTGATGTCTGCCATGGGCTTGGGAATG CTCGCCGAGCTACAGCCCAAGAAGAAGGATAA
- the LOC103892798 gene encoding polycomb protein SUZ12-like isoform X1 — protein MAPQKHGGGGGGGSGPSAGSGGGGFGGSAAVAAATASGGKSGGGGCGGCGSYSASSSSAALPVKKPKMEHVQADHELFLQAFEKPTQIYRFLRTRNLIAALNEQDSCRFHFTSCRQAAQGKALLYLSVDIPATYGEVNANSLFLMLSAHLGSHVLSTITDSR, from the exons ATGGCGCCTCAGAAGCACGGCGGTGGGGGAGGGGGCGGCTCGGGGCCCAGCGCGGGGTCCGGGGGAGGCGGCTTCGGGGGttcggcggcggtggcggcggcgacGGCTTCGGGCGGCAAATCCGGCGGCGGGGGCTGTGGAGGCTGTGGCAGTTACtcggcctcctcctcctccgcggCGTTACCGGTGAAGAAGCCGAAAATGGAGCACGTCCAGGCTGACCACGAGCTTTTCCTCCAGGCCTTTGAGA AGCCAACACAGATCTATAGATTTCTTCGAACTCGGAATCTCATAGCA GCCTTGAACGAGCAGGACTCTTGCAGATTTCACTTCACCTCCTGCAGACAAGCAGCGCAGGGAAAAGCATTACTGTACTTGTCTGTGGATATACCTGCAA CCTACGGGGAAGTAAACGCAAACAGCTTATTTCTGATGCTTTCTGCACACCTGGGATCGCATGTTCTTTCGACGATCACTGATTCCAGATAG
- the LOC103892798 gene encoding polycomb protein SUZ12-like isoform X4, producing the protein MAPQKHGGGGGGGSGPSAGSGGGGFGGSAAVAAATASGGKSGGGGCGGCGSYSASSSSAALPVKKPKMEHVQADHELFLQAFEKPTQIYRFLRTRNLIAALNEQDSCRFHFTSCRQAAQGKALLYLSVDIPAKVMMAGTLFSSLPYPQHLE; encoded by the exons ATGGCGCCTCAGAAGCACGGCGGTGGGGGAGGGGGCGGCTCGGGGCCCAGCGCGGGGTCCGGGGGAGGCGGCTTCGGGGGttcggcggcggtggcggcggcgacGGCTTCGGGCGGCAAATCCGGCGGCGGGGGCTGTGGAGGCTGTGGCAGTTACtcggcctcctcctcctccgcggCGTTACCGGTGAAGAAGCCGAAAATGGAGCACGTCCAGGCTGACCACGAGCTTTTCCTCCAGGCCTTTGAGA AGCCAACACAGATCTATAGATTTCTTCGAACTCGGAATCTCATAGCA GCCTTGAACGAGCAGGACTCTTGCAGATTTCACTTCACCTCCTGCAGACAAGCAGCGCAGGGAAAAGCATTACTGTACTTGTCTGTGGATATACCTGCAA AGGTCATGATGGCAGGGACTTTGTTTTCATCACTAccatatccccagcacctagaatag
- the LOC103892798 gene encoding polycomb protein SUZ12-like isoform X5, protein MAPQKHGGGGGGGSGPSAGSGGGGFGGSAAVAAATASGGKSGGGGCGGCGSYSASSSSAALPVKKPKMEHVQADHELFLQAFEKPTQIYRFLRTRNLIAALNEQDSCRFHFTSCRQAAQGKALLYLSVDIPASCQRLGVVAHTCNPSTLGD, encoded by the exons ATGGCGCCTCAGAAGCACGGCGGTGGGGGAGGGGGCGGCTCGGGGCCCAGCGCGGGGTCCGGGGGAGGCGGCTTCGGGGGttcggcggcggtggcggcggcgacGGCTTCGGGCGGCAAATCCGGCGGCGGGGGCTGTGGAGGCTGTGGCAGTTACtcggcctcctcctcctccgcggCGTTACCGGTGAAGAAGCCGAAAATGGAGCACGTCCAGGCTGACCACGAGCTTTTCCTCCAGGCCTTTGAGA AGCCAACACAGATCTATAGATTTCTTCGAACTCGGAATCTCATAGCA GCCTTGAACGAGCAGGACTCTTGCAGATTTCACTTCACCTCCTGCAGACAAGCAGCGCAGGGAAAAGCATTACTGTACTTGTCTGTGGATATACCTGCAA GCTGTCAAcgtctgggagtggtggctcacacctgtaatcccagcactttgggagactga
- the LOC103892798 gene encoding polycomb protein SUZ12-like isoform X8 — MAPQKHGGGGGGGSGPSAGSGGGGFGGSAAVAAATASGGKSGGGGCGGCGSYSASSSSAALPVKKPKMEHVQADHELFLQAFEKPTQIYRFLRTRNLIAPIFLHRTLTYMSHRNSRTNIKRYQSFLNTFKLTGNEASALI, encoded by the exons ATGGCGCCTCAGAAGCACGGCGGTGGGGGAGGGGGCGGCTCGGGGCCCAGCGCGGGGTCCGGGGGAGGCGGCTTCGGGGGttcggcggcggtggcggcggcgacGGCTTCGGGCGGCAAATCCGGCGGCGGGGGCTGTGGAGGCTGTGGCAGTTACtcggcctcctcctcctccgcggCGTTACCGGTGAAGAAGCCGAAAATGGAGCACGTCCAGGCTGACCACGAGCTTTTCCTCCAGGCCTTTGAGA AGCCAACACAGATCTATAGATTTCTTCGAACTCGGAATCTCATAGCA ccAATATTTTTGCACAGAACTCTTACTTACATGTCTCATCGAAACTCCAGAACAAACATCAAAAG ATATCAGTCATTtcttaatacttttaaattaactGGAAATGAAGCATCAGCTCTCATTTAG
- the LOC103892798 gene encoding polycomb protein SUZ12-like isoform X7, with amino-acid sequence MAPQKHGGGGGGGSGPSAGSGGGGFGGSAAVAAATASGGKSGGGGCGGCGSYSASSSSAALPVKKPKMEHVQADHELFLQAFEKPTQIYRFLRTRNLIAALNEQDSCRFHFTSCRQAAQGKALLYLSVDIPATRRATAQEEG; translated from the exons ATGGCGCCTCAGAAGCACGGCGGTGGGGGAGGGGGCGGCTCGGGGCCCAGCGCGGGGTCCGGGGGAGGCGGCTTCGGGGGttcggcggcggtggcggcggcgacGGCTTCGGGCGGCAAATCCGGCGGCGGGGGCTGTGGAGGCTGTGGCAGTTACtcggcctcctcctcctccgcggCGTTACCGGTGAAGAAGCCGAAAATGGAGCACGTCCAGGCTGACCACGAGCTTTTCCTCCAGGCCTTTGAGA AGCCAACACAGATCTATAGATTTCTTCGAACTCGGAATCTCATAGCA GCCTTGAACGAGCAGGACTCTTGCAGATTTCACTTCACCTCCTGCAGACAAGCAGCGCAGGGAAAAGCATTACTGTACTTGTCTGTGGATATACCTGCAA CTCGCCGAGCTACAGCCCAAGAAGAAGGATAA
- the LOC103892798 gene encoding polycomb protein SUZ12-like isoform X6 produces MAPQKHGGGGGGGSGPSAGSGGGGFGGSAAVAAATASGGKSGGGGCGGCGSYSASSSSAALPVKKPKMEHVQADHELFLQAFEKPTQIYRFLRTRNLIAALNEQDSCRFHFTSCRQAAQGKALLYLSVDIPAKDRVHQIRRVNKK; encoded by the exons ATGGCGCCTCAGAAGCACGGCGGTGGGGGAGGGGGCGGCTCGGGGCCCAGCGCGGGGTCCGGGGGAGGCGGCTTCGGGGGttcggcggcggtggcggcggcgacGGCTTCGGGCGGCAAATCCGGCGGCGGGGGCTGTGGAGGCTGTGGCAGTTACtcggcctcctcctcctccgcggCGTTACCGGTGAAGAAGCCGAAAATGGAGCACGTCCAGGCTGACCACGAGCTTTTCCTCCAGGCCTTTGAGA AGCCAACACAGATCTATAGATTTCTTCGAACTCGGAATCTCATAGCA GCCTTGAACGAGCAGGACTCTTGCAGATTTCACTTCACCTCCTGCAGACAAGCAGCGCAGGGAAAAGCATTACTGTACTTGTCTGTGGATATACCTGCAA AAGATAGAGTTCACCAAATCAGAAGAGTAAACAAAAAATAG
- the LOC103892798 gene encoding polycomb protein SUZ12-like isoform X3, whose amino-acid sequence MAPQKHGGGGGGGSGPSAGSGGGGFGGSAAVAAATASGGKSGGGGCGGCGSYSASSSSAALPVKKPKMEHVQADHELFLQAFEKPTQIYRFLRTRNLIAALNEQDSCRFHFTSCRQAAQGKALLYLSVDIPAINRYPAPATPPSGCPARVTNS is encoded by the exons ATGGCGCCTCAGAAGCACGGCGGTGGGGGAGGGGGCGGCTCGGGGCCCAGCGCGGGGTCCGGGGGAGGCGGCTTCGGGGGttcggcggcggtggcggcggcgacGGCTTCGGGCGGCAAATCCGGCGGCGGGGGCTGTGGAGGCTGTGGCAGTTACtcggcctcctcctcctccgcggCGTTACCGGTGAAGAAGCCGAAAATGGAGCACGTCCAGGCTGACCACGAGCTTTTCCTCCAGGCCTTTGAGA AGCCAACACAGATCTATAGATTTCTTCGAACTCGGAATCTCATAGCA GCCTTGAACGAGCAGGACTCTTGCAGATTTCACTTCACCTCCTGCAGACAAGCAGCGCAGGGAAAAGCATTACTGTACTTGTCTGTGGATATACCTGCAA TCAACAGGTACCCCGCGCCAGCTACCCCACCCAGCGGCTGCCCAGCCcgggtcacgaactcctga